A genomic region of Raphanus sativus cultivar WK10039 chromosome 6, ASM80110v3, whole genome shotgun sequence contains the following coding sequences:
- the LOC108810935 gene encoding expansin-B4, producing MASLLRCFSLLALFALSFKLCYCQNETINAAGWADAGVTWYGEPEGAGSTGGACGYGAAVASPPLYAMVSAGGPSLFNNGKGCGTCYQIVCTGNPACSGRPITVTITDECPGGPCASEPVHFDLSGKAIGALAKPGQAGNLRAAGGIRASYRRATCSYKGTKIAFRVDAGSTPYYMAFVVEFENGEGDLASVEIQPAGGGFMAMQEMRSAEWKLNSSGGIKGPFNVRLTSGKSRKVVVAQGVIPANWKPDQTYRSIVNF from the exons ATGGCATCATTACTTAGATGCTTTTCTCTTTTAGCTCTTTTTGCACTCTCATTTAAACTTTGTTATTGCCAGAATGAAACTATAAATGCTGCTGGCTGGGCCGACGCTGGTGTTACATGGTACGGTGAACCTGAGGGAGCCGGTAGCACCG gAGGAGCTTGCGGATATGGTGCGGCAGTGGCCAGTCCACCGCTTTACGCTATGGTTTCAGCCGGAGGCCCTTCACTATTTAACAATGGAAAAGGATGTGGAACGTGCTATCAG ATTGTGTGCACCGGGAATCCAGCATGTTCAGGGAGACCAATAACGGTGACGATAACGGACGAGTGCCCCGGGGGTCCTTGCGCCTCTGAGCCAGTTCATTTTGACCTTAGTGGCAAAGCCATAGGTGCCTTAGCCAAACCTGGTCAAGCCGGTAATCTTCGAGCCGCCGGTGGTATACGTGCTAGTTACAGACG TGCTACGTGTTCATATAAAGGGACTAAAATAGCTTTCCGTGTTGATGCCGGTTCTACCCCGTACTACATGGCATTCGTTGTGGAATTCGAAAACGGTGAAGGAGATTTGGCCTCCGTTGAGATTCAACCGGCCGGCGGAGGATTTATGGccatgcaagaaatgaggtctGCTGAGTGGAAGCTGAACTCCAGCGGTGGAATTAAAGGTCCGTTCAACGTTAGACTTACATCTGGCAAGTCTCGTAAAGTAGTGGTAGCTCAGGGAGTTATTCCGGCGAATTGGAAGCCTGATCAGACCTACCGGTCAATTGTTAACTTTTAG